One Thermoplasmata archaeon DNA segment encodes these proteins:
- a CDS encoding ABC transporter substrate-binding protein — protein sequence MRRSIVCAIVVVLLVAASLIVVPRAGGSATAPSPSSGGFVDSIRFFEQPNQAHALLDLKNGNMDMYTFPLRTAADIAAAHSDPDLRTDDVYGQEDNLFVNPVPVDQTLAPGVFNPFELRDVRNALNYLIDREYINDQLFGGYGTTHAALWNNSSP from the coding sequence ATGCGGCGCTCGATCGTCTGCGCGATTGTCGTGGTATTGCTCGTTGCGGCTTCGCTCATCGTCGTGCCGAGGGCAGGCGGGTCGGCGACCGCACCTTCGCCAAGCAGCGGCGGCTTCGTAGATTCGATTCGATTCTTCGAGCAGCCGAATCAAGCGCATGCGTTGCTGGACCTGAAGAACGGCAACATGGACATGTATACGTTCCCGCTCCGCACTGCGGCCGACATCGCGGCCGCGCACAGTGACCCCGACCTCCGGACGGACGATGTCTACGGGCAGGAAGACAACCTGTTCGTGAATCCGGTTCCCGTGGACCAAACGCTGGCGCCCGGGGTGTTCAACCCCTTCGAGCTGCGGGATGTCCGAAACGCGCTCAACTACCTCATCGACCGGGAGTACATCAACGACCAGCTGTTCGGCGGGTACGGGACGACCCACGCCGCCCTGTGGAACAACTCGAGCCCATAA
- a CDS encoding Ig-like domain-containing protein, with amino-acid sequence MAEREALVESAVTLGLNDSVRVWLVGDETFVYSPRVTAFVSDVSAGLWGPFVLRTARFASPGGTLQVGQRIQMLSPWQPWQGFGWLYDNIVAQTFSDPALTIHPHTGEYIGVRAEFETTTAGPTGSIDVPTDAQEWDSSTLGFKVVPAGTTAKSLVNYTFTFGKWHDGSNFTMDDVLYELALVFRRADPAGDVYTKDLDAASYAAILFRNSLRGFRVVDATHLQVWYEYWHIDPATIASLINAAFPSTPWTASELALSAVFDDTCRVSEVTAENEQKYALDLTKGPCLADMDANLPSYMSHLPPGLNFDPTEAASRWTDLQNFRSTYGHFYVSNGPFVLTSVDPISVQATVTAFDAYPFPADRWDYLLPNPVPDLAIEPIPDVIVGEAAQVNLTTTVNAAPYDNATVRYRISAAGNATPLREGFASLVGSGTWRVDLDPSFTSTLAPGTYEFEAAAVGNETTTAVFASRAFMVFVSPPPPDTTSPTSSLSPLSGYWQTSGPFHLDASASDDRSGVASVDLYVAFSADGTAWSAPAVVASDDAEPFAFDYAPSQGEGLYRFWALATDGAGNSESLSSKPATGEIEAGFDSVAPTTQLSGPSGYWQSILPIPLTVDASDATSGVASVRLYVSYSADGTTWSVPAYAAELTSPPFAFTVTPSSGDGRYRFWVVGRDVAGNLESIATKPTTGEVELGVDTVGPTVLSSAPMDGATGVATAGLTVRVTFSEAVVHATAEAAFSITPSVAGTFWWDGNTLVFTPSGAIASGTTYQVTVHASGVRDVAGNALASDYSISFTTAATQATPPSEPLGWALPFGITLAVLLAIVVIVWAVRRRKKRP; translated from the coding sequence GTGGCCGAGCGGGAGGCTTTGGTGGAGTCCGCCGTGACGCTCGGCCTGAACGATTCCGTTCGCGTCTGGCTTGTCGGCGACGAGACGTTCGTCTACTCGCCCCGGGTCACGGCGTTCGTCTCGGATGTCTCTGCGGGCCTCTGGGGCCCCTTCGTCCTACGGACCGCCCGCTTCGCCTCGCCCGGAGGAACCCTTCAAGTCGGCCAGCGGATTCAGATGCTATCGCCGTGGCAGCCGTGGCAGGGATTCGGTTGGCTCTACGACAACATCGTCGCGCAAACGTTCTCGGACCCCGCCCTGACGATTCATCCGCATACCGGCGAGTACATCGGGGTCCGCGCCGAGTTCGAGACGACGACCGCCGGCCCAACGGGTTCCATCGACGTCCCGACGGACGCCCAAGAGTGGGACAGCTCGACGCTCGGTTTCAAGGTTGTCCCCGCCGGGACCACGGCGAAGTCGCTGGTCAACTACACGTTCACGTTCGGGAAGTGGCACGACGGATCGAACTTCACAATGGACGACGTCCTGTACGAACTCGCCCTCGTCTTCCGCCGGGCGGATCCCGCCGGGGACGTCTATACGAAAGACCTCGACGCGGCGTCCTACGCCGCGATCCTATTTCGAAACAGCTTGCGAGGGTTCCGCGTCGTCGATGCGACCCACCTCCAAGTTTGGTACGAATACTGGCACATCGATCCGGCAACAATCGCCTCCTTGATCAATGCCGCGTTCCCGTCGACTCCATGGACGGCGAGCGAACTCGCGCTGAGCGCTGTGTTCGACGACACCTGTCGGGTGAGTGAGGTCACCGCTGAGAACGAACAGAAGTACGCGCTCGACCTGACGAAAGGCCCGTGCCTTGCCGACATGGACGCGAACTTGCCGTCCTACATGTCGCACCTGCCACCCGGTTTGAATTTCGACCCCACGGAGGCCGCGAGCCGGTGGACTGACCTGCAGAACTTCCGGAGCACGTATGGCCACTTCTACGTGAGCAACGGGCCGTTCGTTCTGACCTCCGTCGACCCAATCAGCGTCCAGGCGACCGTCACGGCTTTCGACGCCTATCCGTTCCCGGCGGACCGGTGGGACTACCTCCTCCCGAATCCGGTTCCCGATCTCGCAATCGAGCCAATCCCGGACGTCATCGTCGGAGAGGCGGCGCAGGTGAACCTCACCACGACTGTGAACGCCGCGCCGTACGATAACGCGACCGTCCGGTATCGGATCTCGGCGGCGGGCAACGCCACGCCGCTCCGGGAGGGATTTGCCTCCCTCGTGGGCTCCGGCACCTGGCGGGTCGACCTCGATCCTTCGTTCACGTCGACCCTGGCACCCGGAACGTACGAGTTCGAGGCCGCGGCGGTGGGCAACGAGACGACGACCGCGGTGTTCGCGAGTCGCGCCTTCATGGTCTTCGTCTCGCCCCCACCTCCAGATACGACCTCGCCCACGTCGAGCCTGAGCCCCCTCTCCGGCTATTGGCAGACGTCCGGACCGTTCCACCTCGACGCGAGCGCATCCGACGACCGCAGCGGCGTCGCGTCGGTCGACCTCTACGTCGCGTTCAGTGCGGACGGGACGGCGTGGTCCGCACCCGCTGTCGTGGCCTCCGACGACGCCGAGCCGTTCGCTTTCGACTACGCACCTTCGCAGGGAGAGGGCCTCTATCGATTCTGGGCCCTCGCGACGGACGGAGCCGGCAACTCCGAATCCCTGTCGAGCAAACCGGCAACGGGGGAGATCGAGGCGGGCTTCGACTCCGTCGCGCCGACGACGCAGCTCTCCGGTCCAAGCGGCTACTGGCAGTCGATCCTGCCGATTCCCCTGACCGTGGACGCGAGCGACGCGACGAGCGGCGTCGCCTCGGTCCGCCTCTACGTGAGCTACAGCGCGGACGGCACCACCTGGTCCGTGCCCGCCTATGCGGCGGAGCTTACGTCCCCGCCGTTCGCCTTCACCGTTACTCCGTCGTCAGGCGACGGCCGATATCGATTCTGGGTCGTCGGGAGGGATGTCGCGGGAAATCTGGAGTCCATCGCGACGAAGCCAACGACGGGCGAGGTGGAATTGGGCGTCGACACGGTCGGGCCGACGGTCCTCTCATCCGCGCCAATGGACGGCGCGACAGGCGTCGCCACGGCTGGCCTGACCGTCCGGGTGACGTTCAGCGAGGCGGTCGTTCATGCGACCGCCGAGGCCGCGTTCTCGATCACGCCCTCTGTGGCGGGGACGTTCTGGTGGGACGGGAACACGCTCGTCTTCACGCCGTCCGGGGCGATTGCAAGCGGCACGACATACCAGGTCACGGTTCACGCGTCCGGCGTGAGGGACGTCGCGGGCAACGCGCTCGCAAGCGATTACTCGATTTCCTTCACGACGGCGGCGACGCAGGCAACGCCGCCTTCGGAGCCGCTCGGATGGGCGCTGCCGTTCGGAATCACGCTGGCGGTGCTGCTCGCCATCGTCGTCATCGTGTGGGCGGTCCGCAGGCGGAAGAAGCGGCCGTAA
- a CDS encoding DNA primase gives MDWERLYEDLRRAVEDLQERSRTAPIIVEGEYDRRSLRALGVDGDIRLVNEGSTIFALCESIAAGHRQAIILTDWDVRGGRLARQLRDGLSANGVRYDEEIRARLTRLCRKDITDVESLHGFVARVEEHASVGHRQRPSKRWYADRVQRRDTRRRSQK, from the coding sequence ATGGACTGGGAGCGACTGTACGAGGACCTCCGGCGTGCGGTCGAAGACCTGCAGGAGCGGAGCCGGACCGCGCCGATCATCGTCGAGGGAGAGTACGACCGGCGGTCGTTGCGGGCCCTCGGGGTCGACGGCGACATCCGCCTCGTGAACGAAGGTTCGACGATCTTCGCGCTGTGCGAATCGATCGCCGCGGGCCACCGCCAGGCGATCATCCTGACCGATTGGGACGTGCGAGGGGGCCGCCTCGCCCGGCAGTTGCGGGACGGGCTGAGCGCGAACGGCGTGCGGTATGACGAAGAAATCCGCGCGCGGCTCACGCGGTTGTGCCGAAAGGACATTACCGACGTCGAATCGCTCCATGGATTCGTCGCACGGGTCGAAGAACACGCGAGCGTCGGGCACCGCCAGCGGCCCTCGAAGCGGTGGTACGCGGACCGGGTCCAGCGTCGCGATACCCGCCGACGATCCCAAAAGTGA